One window of Daphnia carinata strain CSIRO-1 chromosome 7, CSIRO_AGI_Dcar_HiC_V3, whole genome shotgun sequence genomic DNA carries:
- the LOC130703520 gene encoding E2F-associated phosphoprotein-like isoform X1, translated as MDSDDEYIVQQFSEDGGTDSSDEDEMVMKEFFRQSGSVSKRSLKDFESEMENEADIRVAAYLEKEQFRDPLKPESDIKEERKFRDYFDTDSEEGETEDPTVEAKSNMDLFYDPLMDSKDEQFVQRQRDMYRTKLMNQTKPKPLPNSDAVLNCPACFTTLCHDCQRYETIKTQYRAMFTFHCQVDLGEVMKVPLQSQKNRAKKVSIQPGQAHFSGDDDSYHPVRCSVCNTHVAMLDSDEVYHFFNVVTSH; from the exons ATGGATTCGGATGACGAGTATATTGTACAACAATTTAGCGAGGATGGAGGAACTGACTCAagtgatgaagatgaaatggtcatgaaagaatttttccgGCAATCAGGTTCTGTATCAAAAAGATCATTAAAAGATTTTGAGAGTGAAATGGAAAACGAAGCAGACATCCGTGTTGCAGCATACCTAGAGAAAGAACAGTTTCGTGATCCTTTAAAGCCTGAGAGTgatataaaagaagaaagaaaatttagagATTACTTTGACACTGATTCAGAAGAAGGAGAAACAGAAGATCCAACGGTAGAGGCAAAATCAAACATGGATTTATTTTATGACCCCCTAATGGATTCCAAAGATGAACAATTTGTTCAAAGACAAAGAGACATGTACAGAACAAAGCTCATGAATCAAACCAAACCGAAACCTTTACCTAACAGTGATGCAGTATTGAATTGCCCTGCATGCTTCACCACCTTGTGCCATGATTGCCAAAGGTAT GAAACCATCAAAACACAGTATAGAGCTATGTTCACGTTCCACTGTCAAGTAGACCTTGGGGAGGTCATGAAAGTTCCTCTTCAATCCCAAAAAAATCGCGCCAAGAAGGTTTCGATTCAGCCCGGTCAAGCTCATTTCAGCGGTGATGACGATAGTTACCATCCAGTAAGGTGTTCAGTATGCAATACGCACGTGGCTATGCTCGATAGCGATGAGGTGTATCATTTTTTCAATGTAGTAACGAGTCATTGA
- the LOC130703524 gene encoding calmodulin isoform X1 produces the protein MADQLTEEQIAEFKEAFSLFDKDGDGTITTKELGTVMRSLGQNPTEAELQDMINEVDADGNGTIDFPEFLTMMARKMKDTDSEEEIREAFRVFDKDGNGFISAAELRHVMTNLGEKLTDEEVDEMIREADIDGDGQVNYEEFVTMMTSK, from the exons ATG GCTGACCAATTGACAGAAGAACAGATTGCTGAGTTCAAGGAAGCCTTCTCCCTCTTCGACAAGGATGGTGACGGCACTATCACTACCAAGGAGTTGGGTACTGTCATGAGGTCGCTTGGACAGAACCCCACTGAAGCTGAACTCCAGGACATGATCAACGAAGTTGATGCTGATG gTAACGGAACGATCGACTTTCCCGAGTTTCTGACAATGATGGCTCGCAAAATGAAGGATACCGACAGCGAGGAGGAAATCCGAGAGGCCTTCCGCGTCTTTGACAAGGACGGCAACGGTTTCATTTCGGCTGCCGAGCTTCGGCACGTCATGACCAATCTCGGTGAGAAGTTGACTGATGAAGAGGTCGATGAAATGATCCGCGAAGCCGACATCGATGGCGATGGCCAAGTCAACTATGAAG AATTCGTGACCATGATGACCTCGAAATGA
- the LOC130703524 gene encoding calmodulin isoform X2 codes for MRSLGQNPTEAELQDMINEVDADGNGTIDFPEFLTMMARKMKDTDSEEEIREAFRVFDKDGNGFISAAELRHVMTNLGEKLTDEEVDEMIREADIDGDGQVNYEEFVTMMTSK; via the exons ATGAGGTCGCTTGGACAGAACCCCACTGAAGCTGAACTCCAGGACATGATCAACGAAGTTGATGCTGATG gTAACGGAACGATCGACTTTCCCGAGTTTCTGACAATGATGGCTCGCAAAATGAAGGATACCGACAGCGAGGAGGAAATCCGAGAGGCCTTCCGCGTCTTTGACAAGGACGGCAACGGTTTCATTTCGGCTGCCGAGCTTCGGCACGTCATGACCAATCTCGGTGAGAAGTTGACTGATGAAGAGGTCGATGAAATGATCCGCGAAGCCGACATCGATGGCGATGGCCAAGTCAACTATGAAG AATTCGTGACCATGATGACCTCGAAATGA
- the LOC130703517 gene encoding protein MEMO1-like, with protein MSVRKASHAGSWYSDSAKELGRQLDGWLEAANFSHGPARAIIAPHAGYRYCGSCAGFAYKQIDPTNVKRVFILGPSHHVRLSGCALSTVAKYRTPFCDLNLDTQVYKELQSTGCFEWMNLETDEDEHSIEMHLPYIAKVFENHRDISIVPILVGSLSPERETHYGRLLSRYLVDPSNCFIISSDFCHWGQRFRYTHYDKSCGEIYQSIQRLDQQGMSIIEMLDTTGFTEYLKKYGNTICGRHPIGVLLNMVDHIRETSNGLTASLKFVDYAQSSQCRSFSDSSVSYASAALLLE; from the exons ATGTCCGTACGTAAAGCTTCTCATGCAGGTAGCTGGTATTCCGATTCAG CTAAGGAACTTGGTCGTCAGCTTGATGGGTGGCTAGAAGCTGCCAATTTTTCACATGGACCTGCAAGAGCTATAATTGCTCc GCATGCTGGCTATCGTTATTGTGGGTCATGTGCAGGTTTTGCGTACAAACAAATTGATCCTACGAACGT GAAACGTGTCTTTATTCTAGGGCCATCTCATCATGTTCGACTGTCTGGCTGTGCCCTATCTACAGTAGCAAAATATCGCACACCTTTTTGTGATCTCAATCTAGATACTCAGG TGTACAAAGAACTGCAGAGTACAGGTTGTTTTGAGTGGATGAACTTGGAAACAGATGAAGATGAGCACAGCATTGAAATGCATTTGCCTTACATTGCCAAAGTGTTTGAAAA TCACAGAGATATTTCCATAGTCCCGATTTTGGTTGGATCGCTGTCACCGGAACGTGAAACTCACTACGGAAGACTTCTTTCCAGATATCTCGTTGATCCCAGCAATTGCTTCATTATTTCTTCAGACTTCTGCCATTGGGGCCAGCGGTTCCGTTATACGCACTATGATAAATCTTGCGGCGAAATTTATCAGTCCATTCAGAGACTTGACCAACAA GGTATGTCCATTATTGAAATGTTGGATACCACTGGATTCACCGAATACTTGAAAAAATACGGAAACACGATTTGTGGCCGACATCCAATCGGAGTGCTGCTAAAC atGGTGGACCATATTCGTGAAACTTCGAACGGTTTGACGGCTTCCCTCAAATTTGTGGATTACGCTCAGTCGAGTCAATGCCGGTCATTTAGCGATTCATCGGTCAGTTATGCATCTGCTGCGCTACTCTTAGAATGA
- the LOC130703520 gene encoding E2F-associated phosphoprotein-like isoform X2: MDSDDEYIVQQFSEDGGTDSSDEDEMVMKEFFRQSGSVSKRSLKDFESEMENEADIRVAAYLEKEQFRDPLKPESDIKEERKFRDYFDTDSEEGETEDPTVEAKSNMDLFYDPLMDSKDEQFVQRQRDMYRTKLMNQTKPKPLPNSDAVLNCPACFTTLCHDCQRHETIKTQYRAMFTFHCQVDLGEVMKVPLQSQKNRAKKVSIQPGQAHFSGDDDSYHPVRCSVCNTHVAMLDSDEVYHFFNVVTSH; this comes from the exons ATGGATTCGGATGACGAGTATATTGTACAACAATTTAGCGAGGATGGAGGAACTGACTCAagtgatgaagatgaaatggtcatgaaagaatttttccgGCAATCAGGTTCTGTATCAAAAAGATCATTAAAAGATTTTGAGAGTGAAATGGAAAACGAAGCAGACATCCGTGTTGCAGCATACCTAGAGAAAGAACAGTTTCGTGATCCTTTAAAGCCTGAGAGTgatataaaagaagaaagaaaatttagagATTACTTTGACACTGATTCAGAAGAAGGAGAAACAGAAGATCCAACGGTAGAGGCAAAATCAAACATGGATTTATTTTATGACCCCCTAATGGATTCCAAAGATGAACAATTTGTTCAAAGACAAAGAGACATGTACAGAACAAAGCTCATGAATCAAACCAAACCGAAACCTTTACCTAACAGTGATGCAGTATTGAATTGCCCTGCATGCTTCACCACCTTGTGCCATGATTGCCAAAG GCACGAAACCATCAAAACACAGTATAGAGCTATGTTCACGTTCCACTGTCAAGTAGACCTTGGGGAGGTCATGAAAGTTCCTCTTCAATCCCAAAAAAATCGCGCCAAGAAGGTTTCGATTCAGCCCGGTCAAGCTCATTTCAGCGGTGATGACGATAGTTACCATCCAGTAAGGTGTTCAGTATGCAATACGCACGTGGCTATGCTCGATAGCGATGAGGTGTATCATTTTTTCAATGTAGTAACGAGTCATTGA